The Verrucomicrobium spinosum DSM 4136 = JCM 18804 DNA segment CCCAGCTCGGCGATCTCCGGCTGCACGTAGTCAGTGAGCGGATAGTCAGGGATGTCGCGCGTCTCGGCCATGGTGCACGGGACATGCATACATCAGCCTGGAGGGCGGTTCACGCTATTTAGGAGGTCATGGCCGCACCACGTCGTTTGCGTGACGGGCGATCCAGTCCCGGGACCATTCCACCGCCTCCAGTTTCATCCCGCAGAGAGGCGTGCAGTGGAAGATGAGCCCTTCGATCTGGCCCTGCTTCAGCCATTCCAGCCCGAGACGGCACTGATGTTCCATCAGGGAAACGGGGATCGTCTTCTTCTCACCAAAGTCCCACATGTAAATGCCCAGCAGCGTGGGCTTGGTGGGGGCAATCTTGCGGTACGCGGCGAAGTTTGCCTCCAGATTGGCCAGCTCCCGCGCCTTCCAGGTCCAGAGGTACACTTGATCCACCGCATCCACATGGGGCTGGATCACGGGGTGAAGCTGGTTCGTGTAAATCACCATGCAGAGATCCAGCGGCCGGGGCAGGGCGTGCAGGTCCTTCCTGATCTGGGCGACCTGGGCCACGGTCAGGTGTGCGGCTGCCTCTGTCGCACCGTTCTTGGGCAGGGCATCTCCCAGGAAGAAGTCATCCATGTCCAGCCCCGTCAGATGAGGGGTCTTTTTCGCGAGGTCCAGCGCCTGCTCGAGCTTCTGCGCGGTGGTGAAGTTCTTTCCTCCATCCACGAAACTCCAGGTGAGTCGGCGGGTCTTGGCGAACTGCTTGACGTAGTCGTCGAAAGGGGGCGGGGGCGTGCCCGTGAACCGCACCATGCAGCAGTTCGGGATGCCCATGTATTCCAGCGCCGCCGCGGGCTCGATGTCGCTGTCTTTGCCACCGATGCCATAGCCCTGAGTCAGCGAGCCAGCATCATGCCCCCACATCCAGAGGCGATCCCGCAGGGTGCGCTCATACGGCGGCTGGAGGGCTGCAGCCTGGTGACCAGCGGGCAGCAGGCATGCTCCGGCAGTGAGCGCGCTGTGGGTGAGGAACTGGCGACGACTTGGAGAAGGCAATGAGGAATGCATGGGTGGGGTATCCGGCGACGGGCGTATGGGAAATAACGAGCGGGTGAGCCGCTCTCTGCGGAGCCAGTGTGAGGGGCAGGAAATTGCGCGTCATCCGTGGCACGCGCTCATCCTGTACTGGGGCTGGGCTATTTGCCGGGGGCCATTGCCGCGGGCTTGGACACCTTGACGGTGCCCAGGGGATGCAGCTCGAATTGACGCACGATCATTTCTGCACCTTCAGTCTGGAGGAGGATCTTGCCCTGGCTGGGCTTGCACTCGTATGCCTCGTTCACCTTCACGCCATTGACGAAGTATTGCAGGGTGTCGCCCTTGGCGATGACCTCCAGGCGCGTCCATTCACCGAAGGGGGACTCCACGTCCTCCTTGCCTCGGAAATTCGCTACATCGGTCCAGTCCACATCGCGTTTCTCCCAGTTGATGCGGCCTGCGGTCACTGTCTGGCGGGGAGCGCCGGGTTTCCAGATTTTTTCCTTGTCCCGGTCCAGTGCGAACTCGGCGCTGAGGGAGGTGGTGAGTGTCGTGCCATCGGGCATCTTGGGGGAGAGGACCAGAATGTCACCCACTCCGCCTTCGATGATCTGCGCCTCGATGCTGGCCATCCAGGTGTCCCTGTAGGCACCGTGAGGTCCGTGGGAATGGAGGAGGAGTCCGTTGTCGCGTGCCTTGTTCTCGCGTTTGCCCCAGGTCTTCGCACCCCACTTGAACTCCAGCACCAGGTGGTAGTCCCGGTAGTCCTGCTTCGTGGCCACATAGCCGTAGCCGCGCCCGCTCACGTGGAGGTTTTTGTCCGGCTGGATGGTCCAGATGTCCTTTGGATCATCGTGGAAGTCCGCCTTGGGGTTCACGTAGTAGTCCACATCACCGGTTTTGATGCTCTCCAGCAGGTCGATCTTGGATTTGACTGGGTCTGCGGCGCTGACAGGCAGCAGGGAGGCCATGGGGAGCAGCAGGACACTGAGGGCCGTGGCTGCGGATTTTTTTGAGGGGATAATCATGGCCGATACTTACGCAAAGCCACGGCCGACGCTGTGTCGTCATTTCCGGCGAAGAAATCTCCTTTTCCGGCGTGGATGAAGTTGTCATCCGCGGGCTCTCACCGCAGCGCGGTAAGCGAGCGGAGAGCGCTGTTGATGCCGATGAAACTGCCGCTGAAAGTTTGCCGGGGAGGGGTAGCCGCAGGCGGTGGCGATGCGGGCCACCGTGTCGTCTGTCTCGGCGAGGAGACGGCAGGCGCGGCCGATGCGCAGTTCATTGAGGTACTGTGGCACGGAGCGCCCCGTGCTCTTCTTGAACAGACGACTGAAGGCGCTCTCACTCAGTCCCGCCATGAGGGCCAGGTCGCGCACGTGGAGGGGCGTGGCCAGATGGGACTCTATGTGGGCAATGATGGGCGCAACGCGGTCGGTCGGGCCATGGGCTGCCGGTGCGTGGAAACCGGGTGAGGCGATCTCCACCAGTTCCCTGGACACCGCCAGGTCTTCCAGGATCTCCAGCAGCAGCACCACGCG contains these protein-coding regions:
- a CDS encoding twin-arginine translocation signal domain-containing protein, producing MHSSLPSPSRRQFLTHSALTAGACLLPAGHQAAALQPPYERTLRDRLWMWGHDAGSLTQGYGIGGKDSDIEPAAALEYMGIPNCCMVRFTGTPPPPFDDYVKQFAKTRRLTWSFVDGGKNFTTAQKLEQALDLAKKTPHLTGLDMDDFFLGDALPKNGATEAAAHLTVAQVAQIRKDLHALPRPLDLCMVIYTNQLHPVIQPHVDAVDQVYLWTWKARELANLEANFAAYRKIAPTKPTLLGIYMWDFGEKKTIPVSLMEHQCRLGLEWLKQGQIEGLIFHCTPLCGMKLEAVEWSRDWIARHANDVVRP
- a CDS encoding 3-keto-disaccharide hydrolase, producing the protein MIIPSKKSAATALSVLLLPMASLLPVSAADPVKSKIDLLESIKTGDVDYYVNPKADFHDDPKDIWTIQPDKNLHVSGRGYGYVATKQDYRDYHLVLEFKWGAKTWGKRENKARDNGLLLHSHGPHGAYRDTWMASIEAQIIEGGVGDILVLSPKMPDGTTLTTSLSAEFALDRDKEKIWKPGAPRQTVTAGRINWEKRDVDWTDVANFRGKEDVESPFGEWTRLEVIAKGDTLQYFVNGVKVNEAYECKPSQGKILLQTEGAEMIVRQFELHPLGTVKVSKPAAMAPGK